In Juglans microcarpa x Juglans regia isolate MS1-56 chromosome 4S, Jm3101_v1.0, whole genome shotgun sequence, a single window of DNA contains:
- the LOC121263213 gene encoding probable beta-D-xylosidase 6 has translation MLQIWQWKWKAIIFTLLLLKLLSIFYPISVLPITSTTLPQSSNPRFSCAPPHHSYPFCNTSLPIEIRVQSLIALLTLQEKVQLLSNNASAIPRLGLAAYEWWSESLHGIASNGPGVSFSGPVRAATAFPQVLLSAASFNRSLWFLVGRAAGVEGRAMHNEGQSGLTFWAPNINIFRDPRWGRGQETPGEDPMVASAYAVEYVKGLQGEDLGGVDGGFMASACCKHYTAYDLENWGNFSSFSFNAMVSKQDMEDTYQPPFQSCIEEGRATCLMCSYNEVNGMPSCAHRDLLQRARKEWGFKGYITSDCDAVAVIYEDHKYTKSPEDAVANVIKAGMDINCGTYLSRYTQLALEQGKIQEEDINRAVSNLFSVQLLLGLFNGDPAKGNYGNLGREDVCTLEHRNLALDAARQGIVLLKNENNLLPLNRMAITSLAIIGPSANSSSQLGGDYTGVPCNPTSLFEGLQHCIKTNYASGCGDTRCNSSKGFAEAVRISREADAVVVVAGLDLSQEDEGSDRASLLLPGRQMDLISAVSTASEKPIILVLLGGGPIDISFAKVNARIGSILWIGYPGEAGGQAVADTIFGEFNPGGRLSITWYPESFISVPMNDMSLRPDPSRGYPGRTYRFYTGEVVYEFGYGLSYSKYSYKFMLVPDKVVLSTDTSKAGPSKRMTSQTLDGIDYMPVDEITSCNHVKFEVQISVFNHGDMDGSHVIMLFGRASAPIRGAPRKTLIGFTRVHTKSSSAVQLIMGIDPCKHFSIVNDHGLKILPLGTYLLMLEGLEHSISIEL, from the exons ATGCTCCAAATATGGCAATGGAAGTGGAAAGCAATAATTTTTACACTCCTACTTCTCAAGCTCCTCAGTATCTTTTACCCAATCTCTGTCTTACCAATAACATCCACGACGCTCCCACAATCCTCAAATCCCAGGTTTTCCTGTGCCCCACCGCACCACTCTTACCCCTTCTGCAACACCTCCCTCCCCATCGAAATCAGAGTTCAATCCCTCATAGCCCTTTTGACTCTACAAGAAAAGGTCCAACTCCTATCCAATAACGCCTCTGCCATACCCAGGCTCGGCCTAGCTGCTTATGAGTGGTGGTCTGAGTCCCTCCATGGCATAGCTTCAAACGGTCCTGGTGTCTCTTTCAGTGGCCCAGTTAGAGCCGCGACGGCATTCCCTCAGGTTTTGCTTTCCGCGGCTTCTTTTAATAGAAGTTTGTGGTTTTTGGTTGGGCGGGCTGCTGGGGTTGAAGGGAGGGCCATGCACAATGAGGGTCAGTCTGGGTTGACTTTTTGGGCGCCGAACATTAATATATTCAGGGACCCCAGATGGGGAAGAGGGCAAGAGACGCCGGGCGAGGATCCGATGGTGGCGAGTGCTTATGCCGTTGAATATGTGAAGGGGTTGCAAGGGGAGGATCTGGGTGGTGTGGATGGTGGGTTCATGGCATCTGCTTGTTGCAAGCATTATACTGCTTATGATTTGGAGAATTGGGGGAATTTCAGTAGTTTTAGCTTCAATGCCATG GTCTCTAAGCAGGATATGGAGGATACATACCAGCCGCCATTTCAGAGCTGCATTGAAGAAGGCAGAGCCACTTGTTTGATGTGTTCATATAATGAAGTCAATGGAATGCCTTCGTGTGCACATCGTGATCTCCTACAGAGAGCTCGCAAGGAATGGGGCTTCAAAGG ATACATCACCTCAGACTGTGATGCTGTTGCTGTAATTTATGAAGATCATAAATACACGAAATCTCCTGAAGATGCAGTTGCTAATGTCATTAAAGCAG GAATGGATATAAATTGTGGCACGTATTTGTCACGATATACCCAGTTGGCACTTGAGCAAGGGAAGATTCAGGAGGAGGACATAAACCGAGCTGTTTCAAATTTGTTTTCAGTACAACTTCTTCTTGGCCTTTTCAATGGAGACCCTGCTAAGGGTAACTATGGGAATTTGGGAAGAGAAGATGTATGTACTCTGGAACACCGGAACTTGGCACTAGATGCTGCAAGGCAGGGAATTGTGCTTTTAAAGAATGAGAATAATTTATTGCCATTAAATCGAATGGCTATCACCTCCTTGGCCATTATTGGGCCTTCAGCAAATAGTTCCAGCCAATTGGGTGGTGACTACACAG GTGTGCCGTGTAATCCAACAAGCCTTTTCGAGGGACTACAACACTGCATCAAAACTAATTATGCTAGTGGTTGTGGTGACACACGATGCAATTCCAGTAAGGGGTTTGCAGAAGCTGTTCGAATTTCCAGAGAAGCTGATGCAGTAGTTGTGGTTGCTGGGCTTGATCTGTCCCAAGAAGATGAAGGGAGTGACAGGGCGAGCCTTCTCCTTCCTGGTAGACAGATGGATCTCATCTCTGCAGTTTCTACTGCAAGCGAAAAGCCTATTATTTTGGTTCTACTTGGCGGTGGACCGATTGATATATCATTTGCCAAAGTAAACGCACGAATTGGAAGCATTCTCTGGATAGGATACCCTGGTGAGGCTGGTGGGCAAGCGGTTGCAGATACCATCTTTGGAGAGTTCAATCCAG GTGGACGACTTTCGATCACTTGGTATCCTGAATCATTTATCAGTGTGCCAATGAATGACATGAGCTTGCGACCTGACCCTTCACGTGGCTATCCAGGACGAACTTATCGGTTCTATACTGGAGAGGTGGTATATGAATTTGGATATGGATTGAGCTATTCCAAGTACAGCTACAAATTCATGTTGGTGCCGGACAAAGTAGTTTTATCGACTGATACCAGCAAGGCTGGTCCTAGTAAAAGAATGACTAGCCAGACATTAGATGGGATCGATTATATGCCAGTTGATGAGATAACATCCTGCAATCATGTAAAATTTGAAGTGCAGATCTCAGTCTTCAACCACGGGGATATGGATGGCAGCCATGTGATAATGTTATTTGGTCGAGCATCCGCTCCAATTAGGGGAGCCCCACGGAAAACTTTAATTGGATTTACCCGCGTGCACACAAAATCTTCGAGTGCTGTCCAATTGATTATGGGAATTGACCCATGCAAGCATTTTAGCATTGTAAATGATCATGGACTAAAGATATTACCTTTGGGAACTTACCTTCTTATGTTGGAAGGGTTGGAGCATTCGATATCTATTGAATTGTAA
- the LOC121262925 gene encoding protein odr-4 homolog gives MVKAVVGEETQLKSIEDRLSQSRFPVQVGLVIGKISSPLERGFVFDLVPTPPNDAGEPACSLLETVKDEKKKGPKPKSQAADSPSLFIDDDWVAEHARQVARMLVGGMKVVGIYIWVTNDVFKNSTIMLSQSIKGVAEATHLLQTDREERLLIHISYSPIRWTCRSCTWTSNTTSSSLQPCDFKMGRVLTSLQTFKCTYNFNLRLLVCHESASNLQTLSDILRQGISHHAKELKDAKAVIDGNLVVNDEPCTLDGVREVELLLPFMKDTYAEACSRKDALGVLVFSGSVCAFAYLNSKEAISQAVSDIKGDIITSLQSRLDIICDEAYGDVWPKDDISPEASDGTSTDKPVSQLVLHLLRKECSLSFPRRVFVPWLAGTYICDYLQPSETLEVLKDHCVELMSMEAPANASTILEPEIEAAPSLVTKSFWDAANPFHPASSLPLEKSGGHAREENGKESTKSNNVNVRAAIFFLLLSILVGFVLYVVRRSR, from the exons ATGGTGAAAGCTGTGGTTGGAGAAGAAACCCAGCTCAAATCGATCGAGGATCGTCTCAGCCAATCCCGTTTCCCCGTTCAG GTGGGGCTGGTAATAGGCAAGATCAGCTCGCCTTTAGAACGAGGTTTCGTATTCGATTTGGTCCCAACCCCACCGAACGACGCCGGAGAACCCGCGTGTTCCCTCCTCGAGACCGTCAAGGACGAGAAGAAAAAGGGACCCAAACCCAAGTCCCAGGCCGCCGATTCTCCCTCTTTGTtcattgatgatgattgggTCGCCGAACATGCTCGTCAG GTGGCTAGAATGCTAGTAGGTGGAATGAAGGTGGTTGGCATCTATATATGGGTCACCAACgatgtttttaaaaattcaaccatAATGCTTTCTCag AGTATAAAGGGAGTTGCAGAAGCAACACACCTACTGCAGACTGATCGGGAGGAAAGACTGCTCATCCATATTTCTTACAGTCCAATCAG GTGGACGTGTCGAAGTTGCACATGGACTTCAAATACCACATCAAGCAGCCTACAACCCTGTGATTTCAAAATGGGAAGGGTCTTAACTTCCCTACAGACTTTCAAGTGCACCTATAATTTTAACCTGAG ATTGCTTGTATGTCATGAAAGTGCATCAAATTTACAAACATTGAGTGATATTCTTCGTCAAGGAATTTCTCATCATGCTAAAGAGCTGAAAGATGCCAAGGCAGTGATTGATGGTAATTTG GTTGTTAATGATGAaccttgcacattagatggagTACGTGAAGTTGAATTGCTTTTACCATTCATGAAAGATACATACGCAGAAG CATGCAGCAGAAAAGATGCTCTGGGTGTTCTTGTCTTCAGTGGATCTGTGTGTGCTTTTGCATACTTGAACTCAAAAGAAGCAATTTCACAAGCTGTCTCTGATATAAAG GGGGACATCATCACGAGCCTACAAAGTCGATTAGACATCATTTGTGATGAGGCATATGGAGATGTATGGCCAAAAGATGATATTAGCCCAGAAGCAAGTGATGGGACATCAACTGATAAACCTGTTTCCCAGCTTGTCCTGCATTTGTTAAG AAAAGAATGCAGTCTTTCATTTCCTCGAAGGGTATTTGTTCCTTGGTTGGCAGGCACCTACATATGTGACTACCTACAGCCATCTGAGACTCTTGAG GTTCTAAAAGATCATTGTGTTGAGTTGATGTCCATGGAAGCACCAGCCAATGCCTCAACGATTTTGGAACCTGAAATAGAAGCAGCCCCATCTCTGGTCACCAAGTCCTTCTGGGATGCGGCAAACCCATTTCATCCAGCATCTAGCCTTCCCTTGGAGAAAAGTGGAGGTCACGCTAGAgaggaaaatggaaaagaatCTACGAAGTCGAATAATGTCAACGTCAGGGCCGctattttcttccttctcctctCTATCTTGGTGGGGTTTGTGCTCTATGTTGTTAGGAGATCAAGATGA
- the LOC121263004 gene encoding transcription factor bHLH93-like, with protein MDYQGINIPERERERERERLTHSQTDRKRGLYMELNEQCFLEELLALRGDTSKIIPAQMNEVFSNGCSTFDYFEQNPAISFPEYSCCEGFSPQLEQNLDTSYMTFNQGYCPFGNEFSAPQLTDSSLDTLPFPVQEDYDPFAIMEEKDQLGILGNEIHNLELQASCKAEPIQSPEAQVFSMGECLQGKNRAKKLQGHPSKNLMAERRRRKRLNDRLSMLRSIVPKISRMDRTSILGDTIDYMKELLGKINHLQLETEANPNSTEISKNVRPNEVLVRNSPKFDVERRNVDTRIDICCAGKPGLLLLTLSNLDALGLEIEECVISCFNDFTMQASCSDQDMDQRALQSSEDIKQALFRNSGFGGGL; from the exons ATGGATTATCAAGGTATTAACATtccggagagagagagggagagagagagagagagactcacaCATTCACAGACAGATCGGAAAAGAGGGCTATATATGGAGCTGAATGAACAATGTTTCCTAGAGGAATTACTAGCTCTAAGAGGGGACACTTCGAAAATCATCCCAGCACAGATGAATGAGGTCTTCTCTAATGGTTGCAGTACTTTTGATTACTTTGAGCAAAACCCAGCCATTTCTTTTCCAGAGTACTCCTGCTGTGAAGGATTCTCTCCGCAGCTTGAACAAAACTTGGATACCTCCTACATGACTTTCAATCAAGGCTATTGTCCATTTGGCAATGAATTCTCAGCTCCACAGCTTACTGATTCATCACTTGACACACTGCCTTTTCCTGTTCAAGAAGACTATGATCCATTTGCCATAATGGAAGAAAAAGATCAGCTGGGTATACTTGGGAATGAGATTCACAATTTGGAGCTGCAAGCTTCTTGCAAAGCTGAGCCAATCCAGTCCCCAGAAGCTCAAGTTTTCAGCATGGGTGAGTGTCTCCAAGGAAAGAATCGAGCTAAGAAGCTGCAGGGCCATCCATCAAAGAATCTAATGGccgagagaagaagaagaaagcggTTAAATGACCGCCTTTCAATGCTAAGATCCATTGTTCCCAAGATAAGCAGG ATGGATAGGACGTCTATACTTGGAGACACTATAGATTACATGAAAGAACTCCTAGGGAAAATCAATCATTTGCAACTAGAAACTGAAGCTAATCCAAACAGTACAGAAATTTCCAAGAATGTAAGACCAAATGAAGTCTTGGTTAGAAATTCACCAAAG TTTGATGTGGAGAGAAGGAATGTGGATACCAGGATTGACATCTGCTGTGCAGGGAAGCCAGGGTTGCTGCTACTGACACTGAGTAACTTAGACGCATTAGGCCTTGAGATTGAAGAATGTGTAATTAGCTGTTTCAATGACTTTACAATGCAAGCTTCTTGCTCAGATCAG GATATGGACCAGAGAGCCCTACAAAGTTCTGAAGACATAAAGCAAGCATTGTTCAGAAACTCAGGATTTGGAGGAGGTCTTTAA
- the LOC121262996 gene encoding auxin-responsive protein IAA9-like, with protein MSPPLLGVGEEEGRGNVTLMASSSSLDSLCRNSYELKERNYMGLSDCSSVDSSVVSAVADETKSSSLNVKATELRLGLPGSPSPERDPEHCLPSSTQLDEKPLFPLHPLNDGHYSSTQKSVASGSKRGFSDAMDGFSEGKYLANSEVKVMLSPRPSSKLGLKAGSVLENLGTQPANTKEVAPPKIVQERPHAAIEPRASHNGSANSNSCAPATKAQVVGWPPIRSFRKNSLTITSKNNDEVDGKVVPGALFIKVSMDGAPYLRKVDLKNYSAYRDLSSALEKMFSCFTIGQYGSHGTLGREVLSESKLKDLLHGSEYVLTYEDKDGDWMLVGDVPWEMFIGTCKRLRIMKSSDAIGLAPRAVEKCRNRN; from the exons ATGTCTCCTCCACTGCTTGGTGTTGGGGAGGAGGAGGGCCGGGGCAATGTCACTTTAATGGCTTCCTCCTCCTCGCTTGACAGCTTATGCCGCAATAGCTATGAATTGAAAGAGCGCAACTACATGGGTTTATCTGATTGTTCCTCAGTGGACAGCTCAGTGGTATCCGCTGTGGCTGATGAGACTAAAAGTAGTAGTCTCAATGTGAAGGCTACAGAACTGAGGCTTGGGCTTCCTGGATCCCCATCTCCTGAAAGAGATCCAGAACACTGCTTGCCGAGTTCAACTCAACTAGATGAGAAACCCCTCTTCCCATTGCATCCTTTGAACGATGGCCACTACTCTTCTACACAGAAGAGTGTTGCTTCAGGCAGCAAAAGAGGGTTCTCCGATGCTATGGATGGATTCTCAGAG GGGAAATATCTTGCTAATTCAGAGGTAAAAGTGATGCTGTCTCCAAGGCCTTCTTCAAAATTGGGACTTAAAGCTGGTTCTGTTCTCGAGAACCTTGGGACTCAACCAGCAAACACAAAAGAGGTAGCACCACCAAAAATAGTACAAGAGAGGCCTCACGCTGCTATTGAACCCCGAGCAAGTCATAATGGTTCTGCAAATAGTAATAGCTGTGCTCCTGCTACCAA GGCACAGGTTGTGGGTTGGCCACCTATAAGATCATTTAGGAAGAACTCATTGACTATTACTTCAAAGAACAATGATGAAGTAGATGGAAAAGTGGTGCCTGGAGCTCTGTTTATCAAGGTCAGCATGGATGGTGCTCCTTATTTGAGGAAAGTGGACTTAAAAAATTACTCTGCATACCGGGACCTGTCTTCTGCACTTGAAAAGATGTTCAGCTGTTTTACCATTG GTCAATATGGATCTCATGGAACTCTGGGCAGGGAGGTGCTGAGTGAGAGCAAACTGAAGGATCTGCTTCATGGCTCCGAATATGTTCTTACATACGAAGATAAAGATGGTGACTGGATGCTTGTGGGTGATGTCCCCTGGGA